A genomic stretch from Theobroma cacao cultivar B97-61/B2 chromosome 4, Criollo_cocoa_genome_V2, whole genome shotgun sequence includes:
- the LOC18602924 gene encoding E3 ubiquitin-protein ligase RHF1A produces MADFTSSPSAAVDSSCSMLEKPIALMAASSSSPPSSSYGGVLDDGSEDGCSICLEPFSAQDPAAVTSCRHEYHLQCILEWSQRSKECPICWQSFVLKDPASQELLDTVRIERHCRSRNPSPAVLIDFHHFHDGFGAEEDASHSDDSDFDERILQHLAAAASRARYVRRRERQRSFGLDPSQVLFFTSPEHMLHTQQTNPTSPDECQNLRYGLSQPDSLASVIPNVDPPLPVNPSVDVVSSSAVSGDKAIDSRQPQVDTPHRPSSSETFSFTESIKSKWSIASARYKESISKGTRGLKEKLLARNNSVKELSKGVQREMSAGIAGVAKMIERLDIATKRPGASIPVSGGTGGTSNILFKGKGVQENVIAQGLNKNCAEFNHGLNSEEPSYSSCTIPGKVEVSRTQRGQ; encoded by the exons ATGGCGGATTTCACTTCCTCTCCTTCTGCTGCTGTTGATTCTTCTTGCTCCATGCTCGAGAAGCCGATCGCATTAATGGCTGCTTCATCATCGTCACCACCGTCGTCGTCTTACGGAGGAGTACTTGACGATGGTTCCGAAGACGGTTGCAGTATCTGTCTCGAGCCTTTCTCTGCTCAAGACCCTGCCGCT GTTACCAGTTGTAGACATGAATACCATCTTCAATGCATTCTTGAATG GTCACAGAGAAGCAAAGAGTGCCCAATATGTTGGCAATCGTTTGTCCTGAAAGATCCTGCCAG CCAAGAGCTTCTAGATACTGTCAGGATTGAAAGGCACTGCAGGTCAAGGAACCCTTCTCCTGCTGTTCTCATagattttcatcatttccatGACGGTTTTGGTGCTGAGGAG GATGCATCTCATTCAGATGACTCAGACTTTGATGAACGCATTTTGCAGCATCTAGCTGCTGCTGCGAGCAGAGCTCGTTATGTTCGCAGAAGGGAAAGGCAAAGATCTTTTGGGCTTGACCCTTCtcaagttcttttttttaccTCTCCTGAACATATGCTGCACACACAGCAGACAAATCCAACTTCACCAGATGAATGCCAAAACTTAAGGTATGGGTTAAGTCAGCCTGATTCACTGGCTTCTGTCATACCAAATGTTGACCCTCCATTGCCTGTGAACCCATCTGTTGATGTGGTCTCTAGTTCTGCTGTCAGTGGAGATAAGGCTATCGATTCAAG GCAGCCACAAGTGGATACTCCACATAGACCAAGCTCATCTGAAACATTCTCTTTCACAGAGTCTATCAAATCAAAATGGTCCATTGCTTCAGCCAG ATACAAGGAATCTATTTCTAAAGGTACCAGAGGTCTGAAAGAGAAGCTTCTTGCTCGTAATAACTCTGTTAAGGAGCTCAGCAAGGGAGTGCAGCGGGAGATGAGTGCGGGGATTGCTGGCGTTGCAAAAATGATTGAACGTCTAGATATTGCTACGAAAAGACCTGGAGCTTCTATACCTGTTTCTGGTGGCACTGGCGGTACctcaaacattttatttaagGGAAAGGGAGTGCAAGAAAATGTTATTGCTCAGGGTCTTAATAAGAACTGTGCGGAATTCAATCATGGTTTAAATTCAGAAGAACCATCTTATTCCTCTTGTACCATCCCAGGCAAAGTTGAAGTTTCTCGCACCCAG
- the LOC18602925 gene encoding DEAD-box ATP-dependent RNA helicase 58, chloroplastic isoform X1, producing MASSASATVLLSLTITAPYPKPTTCRFLLQPRNRYLNLSSSANFSTKALFSSYNSNLVPLTKELETNCNSLTLREICQDHLPDHVLGRMEELGYVMPTDVQREALPVLFSGNDCILHAQTGSGKTLTYLLLIYSVINPKRSAVQALIVVPTRELGMQVTKVARMLAAKPMDPEVEQKSYTVMALLDGGMLRRHKSWLKAEPPNIVVATIGSLSQMLEKQIFKLDSMRILVVDEVDFIFNSSKQVSSIRKLLTSYSSCNNRQTVFASASIPQHRRFLHDCIQQKWTKGDVVHVHVNPVKPMPSCLLHRFVICGRKEKHRLLLSLLQSDLPESGIIFVNEQSEKSKKAGKAPSTTLIIDFLKASYGGSLEIILLEDNMNFNSRAASLSEVRQGGGHLLVSTDIAARGIDLPETTHIYNFDLPKTAIDYLHRAGRTGRKPFSDKKCTVTNIILSEERFVLQRYENELMFNCEELILETLC from the exons ATGGCTTCTTCAGCGTCAGCTACTGTGCTTCTCTCTCTGACCATTACGGCACCGTATCCAAAGCCAACCACTTGCCGTTTCCTTCTCCAACCTCGAAACCGTTACCTCAATCTCTCTTCTTCAGCCAACTTCTCAACTAAAGCTCTCTTCTCTTCATACAATTCCAACTTGGTTCCACTAACTAAAGAGCTTGAAACGAATTGTAATTCTTTAACTCTTCGTGAAATTTGCCAGGATCACTTGCCGGACCACGTGCTGGGCAG GATGGAAGAGCTTGGGTATGTAATGCCGACCGACGTACAGAGGGAAGCTTTACCTGTTTTATTCTCTGGAAACGACTGCATTCTTCATGCTCAG ACAGGTTCTGGGAAGACGCTGACTTACCTATTGTTGATTTATTCGgttataaaccctaaaagatCGGCTGTGCAAGCTTTAATTGTGGTTCCCACCAGGGAACTTGGCATGCAA GTTACGAAAGTGGCTCGGATGTTGGCTGCAAAGCCTATGGACCCTGAAGTGGAGCAGAAGTCGTATACTGTTATGGCGCTTTTAGATGGAGGAATGTTGAGGAGACATAAGAGTTGGCTGAAG GCAGAACCACCTAATATAGTGGTAGCGACAATTGGAAGTTTGAGCCAGATGCTTGAGAAGCAGATATTTAAGCTTGATTCTATGCGAATATTGGTAGTTGATGAg GTTGATTTTATATTCAATTCTTCAAAACAAGTTAGTTCCATCCGGAAGCTTTTGACATCATATTCTTCATGCAACAACCGTCAGACTGTTTTTGCCAGTGCATCCATCCCCCAGCACAGACGATTTTTACATGACTGTATACAGCAGAAGTGGACAAAG GGGGATGTGGTTCATGTCCATGTCAATCCAGTAAAGCCCATGCCATCATGCCTGCTTCATAGATTTGTG ATATGTGGTAGAAAAGAGAAACATCGGCTATTACTATCTTTATTACAATCTGATCTGCCCGAGTCTggtattatttttgttaatgaGCAG TCTGAGAAGTCAAAAAAGGCTGGGAAAGCTCCTTCAACAACTCTTatcattgattttttaaagGCTTCATATGGAGGTTCTTTAGAGATCATTCTTTTGGAGGACAACATGAATTTCAATTCACGAGCAGCTTCACTATCA GAAGTGAGGCAAGGAGGCGGCCATCTCCTTGTGTCTACAGATATAGCTGCTAGGGGGATTGACCTGCCGGAAACAACTCATATATACAACTTTGACCTGCCAAAAACTGCTATCGATTATTTACATCGGGCTGGAAGAACAGGTAGAAAGCCATTTTCAGATAAGAAGTGCACTGTAACAAATATTATATTGTCAGAAGAGCGTTTTGTTTTGCAAAGATACGAAAACGAATTAATGTTTAACTGTGAAGAGCTTATACTGGAGACCCtatgttaa
- the LOC18602925 gene encoding DEAD-box ATP-dependent RNA helicase 58, chloroplastic isoform X2 translates to MASSASATVLLSLTITAPYPKPTTCRFLLQPRNRYLNLSSSANFSTKALFSSYNSNLVPLTKELETNCNSLTLREICQDHLPDHVLGRMEELGYVMPTDVQREALPVLFSGNDCILHAQTGSGKTLTYLLLIYSVINPKRSAVQALIVVPTRELGMQVTKVARMLAAKPMDPEVEQKSYTVMALLDGGMLRRHKSWLKAEPPNIVVATIGSLSQMLEKQIFKLDSMRILVVDEVDFIFNSSKQVSSIRKLLTSYSSCNNRQTVFASASIPQHRRFLHDCIQQKWTKGDVVHVHVNPVKPMPSCLLHRFVSEKSKKAGKAPSTTLIIDFLKASYGGSLEIILLEDNMNFNSRAASLSEVRQGGGHLLVSTDIAARGIDLPETTHIYNFDLPKTAIDYLHRAGRTGRKPFSDKKCTVTNIILSEERFVLQRYENELMFNCEELILETLC, encoded by the exons ATGGCTTCTTCAGCGTCAGCTACTGTGCTTCTCTCTCTGACCATTACGGCACCGTATCCAAAGCCAACCACTTGCCGTTTCCTTCTCCAACCTCGAAACCGTTACCTCAATCTCTCTTCTTCAGCCAACTTCTCAACTAAAGCTCTCTTCTCTTCATACAATTCCAACTTGGTTCCACTAACTAAAGAGCTTGAAACGAATTGTAATTCTTTAACTCTTCGTGAAATTTGCCAGGATCACTTGCCGGACCACGTGCTGGGCAG GATGGAAGAGCTTGGGTATGTAATGCCGACCGACGTACAGAGGGAAGCTTTACCTGTTTTATTCTCTGGAAACGACTGCATTCTTCATGCTCAG ACAGGTTCTGGGAAGACGCTGACTTACCTATTGTTGATTTATTCGgttataaaccctaaaagatCGGCTGTGCAAGCTTTAATTGTGGTTCCCACCAGGGAACTTGGCATGCAA GTTACGAAAGTGGCTCGGATGTTGGCTGCAAAGCCTATGGACCCTGAAGTGGAGCAGAAGTCGTATACTGTTATGGCGCTTTTAGATGGAGGAATGTTGAGGAGACATAAGAGTTGGCTGAAG GCAGAACCACCTAATATAGTGGTAGCGACAATTGGAAGTTTGAGCCAGATGCTTGAGAAGCAGATATTTAAGCTTGATTCTATGCGAATATTGGTAGTTGATGAg GTTGATTTTATATTCAATTCTTCAAAACAAGTTAGTTCCATCCGGAAGCTTTTGACATCATATTCTTCATGCAACAACCGTCAGACTGTTTTTGCCAGTGCATCCATCCCCCAGCACAGACGATTTTTACATGACTGTATACAGCAGAAGTGGACAAAG GGGGATGTGGTTCATGTCCATGTCAATCCAGTAAAGCCCATGCCATCATGCCTGCTTCATAGATTTGTG TCTGAGAAGTCAAAAAAGGCTGGGAAAGCTCCTTCAACAACTCTTatcattgattttttaaagGCTTCATATGGAGGTTCTTTAGAGATCATTCTTTTGGAGGACAACATGAATTTCAATTCACGAGCAGCTTCACTATCA GAAGTGAGGCAAGGAGGCGGCCATCTCCTTGTGTCTACAGATATAGCTGCTAGGGGGATTGACCTGCCGGAAACAACTCATATATACAACTTTGACCTGCCAAAAACTGCTATCGATTATTTACATCGGGCTGGAAGAACAGGTAGAAAGCCATTTTCAGATAAGAAGTGCACTGTAACAAATATTATATTGTCAGAAGAGCGTTTTGTTTTGCAAAGATACGAAAACGAATTAATGTTTAACTGTGAAGAGCTTATACTGGAGACCCtatgttaa
- the LOC18602925 gene encoding DEAD-box ATP-dependent RNA helicase 58, chloroplastic isoform X3 produces the protein MQVTKVARMLAAKPMDPEVEQKSYTVMALLDGGMLRRHKSWLKAEPPNIVVATIGSLSQMLEKQIFKLDSMRILVVDEVDFIFNSSKQVSSIRKLLTSYSSCNNRQTVFASASIPQHRRFLHDCIQQKWTKGDVVHVHVNPVKPMPSCLLHRFVICGRKEKHRLLLSLLQSDLPESGIIFVNEQSEKSKKAGKAPSTTLIIDFLKASYGGSLEIILLEDNMNFNSRAASLSEVRQGGGHLLVSTDIAARGIDLPETTHIYNFDLPKTAIDYLHRAGRTGRKPFSDKKCTVTNIILSEERFVLQRYENELMFNCEELILETLC, from the exons ATGCAA GTTACGAAAGTGGCTCGGATGTTGGCTGCAAAGCCTATGGACCCTGAAGTGGAGCAGAAGTCGTATACTGTTATGGCGCTTTTAGATGGAGGAATGTTGAGGAGACATAAGAGTTGGCTGAAG GCAGAACCACCTAATATAGTGGTAGCGACAATTGGAAGTTTGAGCCAGATGCTTGAGAAGCAGATATTTAAGCTTGATTCTATGCGAATATTGGTAGTTGATGAg GTTGATTTTATATTCAATTCTTCAAAACAAGTTAGTTCCATCCGGAAGCTTTTGACATCATATTCTTCATGCAACAACCGTCAGACTGTTTTTGCCAGTGCATCCATCCCCCAGCACAGACGATTTTTACATGACTGTATACAGCAGAAGTGGACAAAG GGGGATGTGGTTCATGTCCATGTCAATCCAGTAAAGCCCATGCCATCATGCCTGCTTCATAGATTTGTG ATATGTGGTAGAAAAGAGAAACATCGGCTATTACTATCTTTATTACAATCTGATCTGCCCGAGTCTggtattatttttgttaatgaGCAG TCTGAGAAGTCAAAAAAGGCTGGGAAAGCTCCTTCAACAACTCTTatcattgattttttaaagGCTTCATATGGAGGTTCTTTAGAGATCATTCTTTTGGAGGACAACATGAATTTCAATTCACGAGCAGCTTCACTATCA GAAGTGAGGCAAGGAGGCGGCCATCTCCTTGTGTCTACAGATATAGCTGCTAGGGGGATTGACCTGCCGGAAACAACTCATATATACAACTTTGACCTGCCAAAAACTGCTATCGATTATTTACATCGGGCTGGAAGAACAGGTAGAAAGCCATTTTCAGATAAGAAGTGCACTGTAACAAATATTATATTGTCAGAAGAGCGTTTTGTTTTGCAAAGATACGAAAACGAATTAATGTTTAACTGTGAAGAGCTTATACTGGAGACCCtatgttaa